A genomic region of Tigriopus californicus strain San Diego chromosome 1, Tcal_SD_v2.1, whole genome shotgun sequence contains the following coding sequences:
- the LOC131893327 gene encoding peptidoglycan-recognition protein SC2-like, translated as MFRLLLLSSFFVASSWGLPKGMPGSSKGDELCTNMGGTCVDWRYYVCNGGVETGLCTGDSNIRCCLSCDQTCQDNENEWSAGDGACEEAGGDCKLNSNYCDGVYTGGKCGGPNERQCCQKPDEGDCPRIISRAEWGARPANPSFMGDSVPNMFVHHAEGPDCYNQEDCMAQVRGIQNYHMDSNGWSDIGYSFLVGGDGNVYEGRGWNKIGAHTQGYNSVGYGTCFIGSFMTKNPTQEAMDVYQQLASCAVGLGKVQSNYEMFGHRQAGSTDCPGDKLYQTIQSWPKWTPGSP; from the exons ATGTTCCGTCTTCTTTTACTTTcgtctttttttgttgcttcatCATGGGGTTTGCCCAAAGGGATGCCCG GAAGCTCCAAGGGCGATGAATTGTGTACAAATATGGGTGGAACTTGCGTGGATTGGCGGTATTATGTGTGCAACGGGGGCGTGGAAACTGGCCTTTGCACCGGTGACAGCAACATTCGATGTTGCCTTTCTTGCGACCAAACCTGTCAGGATAATGAGAACGAATGGAGTGCTGGAGACGGGGCGTGTGAAGAAGCGGGTGGAGATTGCAAACTGAACTCGAATTATTGCGATGG GGTGTACACCGGAGGAAAATGTGGTGGCCCGAACGAACGACAATGTTGTCAAAAACCCGATGAAGGTGATTGTCCCCGAATCATCAGTCGGGCTGAATGGGGCGCCAGGCCTGCCAATCCCAGCTTCATGGGCGACAGC gtGCCCAACATGTTCGTTCATCATGCTGAAGGTCCCGATTGTTACAACCAAGAAGATTGCATGGCCCAGGTTCGGGGAATCCAAAACTACCATATGGATAGCAATGGTTGGTCCGACATTGGATACAG CTTCCTAGTTGGTGGAGATGGTAACGTGTATGAGGGCCGCGGATGGAATAAGATTGGAGCCCACACCCAAGGGTACAACTCCGTTGGATATGGGACTTGCTTCATTGGTAGCTTCATGACGAAAAACCCCACTCAAGAAGCCATGGATGTATACCAACAACTGGCTTCG TGTGCCGTGGGGCTTGGAAAGGTGCAATCCAATTACGAGATGTTTGGCCATCGTCAAGCGGGTAGTACCGATTGTCCTGGAGACAAACTCTaccaaaccattcaaagctggCCGAAATGG ACACCTGGAAGTCCTTAA